In the Advenella kashmirensis WT001 genome, one interval contains:
- a CDS encoding LysR family transcriptional regulator translates to MTTNSDDLLTFVTVIDSGSISAAAEQLNLTPSAVSRTLSRLEQSLQTTLLNRTTRRMHLTEEGRFLLEHARIIVARMQAMQETLATRRQSPAGRLRINAASPFMRHMIVPYIGAFRQRYPHIQLQLNTHDLNIDLLEQSTDVAIRIGALQDSTLHARPLGGSALNLLASPDYLSRCGTPQTVAALDEHTLLGFTQPESLNLWPIRRADASDRLMITPGVAASSGETLRQLALTGQGIACLSEFMTYDDIRDGRLLRILPMLTEKHVQPIHAVFYRNSSLALRIQSFIDFMQETLAAQPWNRR, encoded by the coding sequence CATCTGCGGTCAGCCGGACTTTGTCCCGACTTGAACAGAGCCTGCAGACAACGTTGCTTAACCGCACCACCCGCCGCATGCATCTGACCGAAGAAGGTCGCTTTCTGCTGGAGCATGCCCGAATCATTGTTGCGCGGATGCAGGCCATGCAGGAAACACTTGCCACCAGGCGACAATCGCCGGCCGGACGGTTGCGAATCAATGCGGCCTCGCCATTCATGCGGCATATGATCGTGCCCTACATTGGCGCATTTCGGCAGCGCTATCCGCATATCCAGTTGCAGCTCAATACCCATGACCTGAATATTGATTTACTTGAGCAAAGCACGGATGTTGCCATTCGGATTGGTGCACTGCAAGATTCGACCCTGCACGCCCGCCCGCTGGGCGGCAGCGCGCTCAACCTGCTGGCCAGTCCCGATTACTTATCCCGCTGCGGTACGCCGCAGACGGTCGCAGCGCTGGACGAGCATACATTGCTGGGCTTTACTCAACCGGAAAGCCTGAATCTGTGGCCCATTAGGCGCGCCGATGCTTCCGACAGACTGATGATTACCCCGGGTGTAGCGGCCTCCAGTGGCGAAACGTTGCGTCAATTGGCGCTGACCGGACAGGGCATTGCCTGCCTGTCTGAATTCATGACGTATGACGATATCCGCGATGGACGCCTGCTGCGGATTTTGCCCATGTTGACAGAAAAGCACGTTCAGCCGATTCATGCCGTGTTTTACCGAAATTCTTCGCTGGCCTTGCGGATTCAAAGTTTCATCGATTTTATGCAGGAGACGCTGGCAGCCCAGCCCTGGAACCGCCGGTAA
- a CDS encoding M23 family metallopeptidase, producing MLLGCLAAAMHALPALAQSDEDLDTVPDVPTVDSDVKTIRGLADDLDPPKGCSARGCGPSLKLDLKIMGFLSSPLDKSYVSSRFGLRMHPIYNQLRFHAGVDLVAPVGSQVKTTLGGRISFAGAKGGYGNTVIVEHGSGYETLYAHLQKFAPRLAVGRVVDKGEVIGHLGDTGKVTGAHLHYEIRYNNYAVNPLTGQGAAGIGRIQKTSVIKGGQSQRMRSGRIRTIIRH from the coding sequence ATGCTGCTTGGCTGTCTTGCCGCCGCTATGCACGCGCTGCCTGCGCTTGCCCAATCCGATGAGGACCTGGACACGGTGCCCGATGTGCCAACGGTCGACTCCGATGTCAAAACCATACGTGGCCTGGCCGATGACCTGGACCCGCCAAAGGGCTGCAGCGCCAGGGGCTGCGGACCATCCCTGAAACTGGACCTGAAAATCATGGGCTTTTTGTCCTCGCCACTGGACAAGAGTTATGTCTCGTCCCGTTTTGGCTTGCGCATGCATCCCATCTACAATCAGTTGCGCTTTCACGCCGGCGTGGATCTGGTTGCGCCGGTAGGTAGCCAGGTCAAAACGACACTGGGCGGCAGGATATCGTTCGCGGGCGCCAAGGGCGGCTACGGTAATACCGTGATCGTGGAACATGGTTCAGGTTATGAAACACTATACGCGCATTTGCAGAAATTTGCCCCGCGCCTGGCGGTGGGACGGGTTGTTGACAAAGGCGAAGTCATTGGCCATTTGGGCGATACGGGTAAGGTGACCGGCGCGCATCTGCATTATGAGATCCGCTATAACAATTATGCAGTCAATCCGCTAACCGGACAGGGCGCTGCTGGCATCGGTCGTATCCAGAAAACCTCTGTTATCAAAGGCGGTCAGAGTCAGCGAATGCGTTCGGGCCGTATCAGAACGATTATCCGTCACTGA
- a CDS encoding Bug family tripartite tricarboxylate transporter substrate binding protein, with product MQKNKRKTMIALAIAGLTAGSLVVAASQAHADESKWPEHSLKLIVPFGPGSTPDQIARIIAGSAEKKLGRTIVIENKAGAGGNIGTNLVAKAKPDGYTFGISITGPLVNNQFIYNNLPYEPEKDLAPLTMAVTQPNVIVVTKQSGIKTLKELISKIQAEPDKLNFATSGNGTGSHLSIELMLQAVNGKATAVPYPSSPAALNSLIAGDTQFTALAPIAVLPLVKEGRLVALAQTSAQRNSSLPDIPTVSEAGAPGIEGAAWSGFVISSKVPIAIRNMLTDALLTALRDPEVGKQLKAIYMDPIPSTPEAFRDYMNQEKARWKPLIEKLNLKIN from the coding sequence ATGCAAAAGAACAAAAGAAAAACAATGATCGCTCTGGCCATTGCGGGCCTGACTGCCGGTTCGCTGGTAGTGGCCGCATCCCAGGCTCATGCTGATGAAAGCAAATGGCCCGAACATTCGCTCAAGCTGATTGTGCCTTTTGGCCCCGGTTCCACACCCGATCAGATTGCGCGCATTATTGCCGGCAGCGCCGAGAAAAAACTGGGCCGGACGATCGTGATAGAAAACAAAGCCGGCGCGGGCGGCAATATTGGTACCAACCTGGTGGCCAAAGCCAAACCTGATGGCTATACCTTCGGTATTTCCATTACCGGCCCGCTGGTGAACAACCAATTTATCTACAATAATTTGCCTTACGAGCCGGAAAAGGATCTTGCGCCGTTGACCATGGCAGTGACGCAACCGAATGTGATTGTCGTGACAAAGCAATCGGGCATTAAGACATTGAAAGAGCTGATTAGCAAGATCCAGGCCGAGCCGGACAAGCTTAATTTTGCAACATCGGGCAACGGTACTGGCTCACATCTGTCCATCGAATTGATGCTGCAGGCAGTGAACGGCAAGGCGACCGCTGTGCCCTATCCTTCTTCGCCCGCCGCACTCAATTCACTGATTGCAGGCGATACCCAGTTCACTGCGCTGGCGCCCATTGCCGTGCTGCCTCTGGTCAAAGAAGGCCGGCTGGTTGCATTGGCGCAGACCAGTGCGCAGCGCAACAGTTCCCTGCCGGATATTCCTACGGTGTCAGAGGCAGGTGCGCCCGGCATTGAAGGCGCTGCCTGGTCCGGTTTTGTTATTTCGTCAAAAGTGCCGATTGCCATCCGCAATATGCTTACCGACGCGCTATTGACTGCGCTGCGTGATCCAGAAGTAGGCAAACAGCTTAAGGCGATTTATATGGATCCCATACCGAGCACGCCGGAAGCGTTTCGCGATTATATGAATCAAGAGAAAGCGCGCTGGAAACCGTTGATTGAAAAACTGAATCTGAAAATCAATTGA
- a CDS encoding SDR family oxidoreductase, with protein sequence MQQQGSYTDGFGLHDKVVLISGSTRGLGLEMASAMARSGALVYINGRSAESVEQARAALRQTGIQVQGLVGDMSVVADIDRCMAYLEEQHGRCDVLVNNMGIRIRQPLAAFNFAQMQQMLQVNLLGAMYLSQKAAALMKKQQWGRLITITSVAGHIARPGDGVYPVAKQGLTGMMRALAVEFAASGITSNAIAPGTFATETNLEMVNSAAGQTLATRNPTGRWGRPEEIAGLAVFLASDLSAYINGQVIAVDGGLSVQF encoded by the coding sequence ATGCAACAACAGGGTTCCTACACAGACGGCTTCGGGCTGCATGATAAAGTGGTCTTGATCAGCGGCTCAACACGCGGACTTGGCCTGGAAATGGCTTCGGCCATGGCGCGCAGTGGCGCGCTGGTATATATCAACGGTCGCAGCGCCGAATCTGTAGAACAGGCCCGCGCTGCACTGCGGCAAACAGGTATACAAGTGCAAGGCCTGGTTGGAGATATGTCCGTTGTGGCTGACATTGACCGCTGCATGGCTTACCTGGAGGAGCAGCACGGCCGTTGCGACGTGCTGGTCAACAATATGGGAATCCGGATCCGCCAACCTCTGGCTGCTTTCAATTTTGCGCAAATGCAGCAAATGCTGCAAGTCAATCTGCTGGGGGCCATGTATTTGTCACAGAAAGCGGCAGCGCTGATGAAAAAGCAGCAGTGGGGCAGGCTGATCACTATCACGTCGGTGGCAGGGCACATCGCCCGCCCCGGCGATGGCGTCTATCCCGTTGCCAAACAAGGCCTGACCGGTATGATGCGGGCGCTGGCAGTGGAGTTTGCCGCCAGCGGCATTACCAGCAACGCGATTGCGCCAGGCACCTTTGCCACAGAGACCAATCTGGAAATGGTCAATTCCGCAGCCGGACAAACGCTGGCAACGCGCAATCCGACAGGACGCTGGGGCAGGCCAGAAGAAATTGCCGGACTGGCGGTGTTCCTGGCTTCTGACCTTTCAGCCTATATCAATGGACAAGTCATCGCTGTAGATGGCGGCCTGTCCGTTCAGTTCTGA
- a CDS encoding anti-sigma factor domain-containing protein, which yields MQTLFKHEAPLMVALSLRVLGNYNLAEQAVVSAFVLIWNNAEAYDEDMGPARGWIFSILRYRISQIFKEHYDAIQAASKGQDESVLNEVSSNLHADVREDLPVTPAFYLHLEELPEEPQKALINMYFSGMSQAQTATKVGMPLGRFKENLFLGLQHLAKHLPEFSPPHHATEKMGEYVLGGLSENEEKLVYKLMNDDAGVSRIALLWEAQFTHLLSQLPAQVASSRVWEKIKNAAFAKAQINAAQGTETDDDDGTEQPYASGLKTTLRKLWFMLPLWRTLALLLAIAAFTFWYVGTPASDLPKKVAVLDSSMSNAQTGWVVRFNAAGDAHFSPVVRQTVSDGLVLQVWKRSSGSDSALALIRDSKAFVLTAELVGSIAAGDQLLISLEPDGGSRNDRPSGTILYKGTVADL from the coding sequence TTGCAGACTCTGTTCAAGCATGAAGCACCGCTCATGGTTGCCTTGTCCCTGCGCGTATTGGGTAATTACAATCTGGCCGAGCAGGCCGTCGTATCTGCATTTGTGCTTATCTGGAACAATGCCGAGGCCTACGACGAGGACATGGGGCCGGCACGCGGGTGGATTTTCTCTATCCTGCGCTATCGAATCAGCCAGATTTTCAAGGAACACTACGACGCCATTCAGGCGGCCAGCAAGGGTCAGGATGAATCGGTGCTCAATGAAGTCTCCAGCAATCTGCATGCAGACGTGCGTGAAGACCTGCCGGTCACACCGGCTTTTTATCTACATCTGGAAGAGTTGCCCGAAGAGCCGCAAAAGGCGCTGATCAATATGTATTTCAGCGGCATGTCGCAGGCGCAAACCGCGACCAAAGTGGGCATGCCGCTGGGCCGATTCAAGGAAAATCTGTTTCTTGGGCTGCAGCACCTGGCCAAGCATCTGCCTGAATTTTCTCCACCGCATCATGCGACTGAAAAAATGGGCGAATATGTACTGGGCGGGTTGTCCGAAAACGAAGAAAAATTGGTCTACAAATTAATGAATGACGATGCCGGTGTCTCGCGCATCGCCTTGCTATGGGAAGCCCAGTTCACTCATCTGCTCAGCCAGTTGCCGGCACAAGTGGCCAGCAGCCGGGTGTGGGAGAAAATAAAGAACGCCGCCTTTGCCAAGGCGCAGATCAACGCTGCACAGGGAACAGAGACAGACGACGATGACGGCACCGAACAGCCCTATGCTTCGGGTTTAAAAACCACCTTGCGCAAGCTCTGGTTCATGCTTCCCCTGTGGCGCACATTGGCGCTGCTATTGGCCATTGCTGCATTTACTTTCTGGTATGTAGGCACCCCTGCTTCGGATTTGCCTAAAAAAGTGGCCGTGCTGGACTCGTCCATGAGCAATGCCCAAACGGGCTGGGTCGTTCGATTCAATGCCGCCGGCGATGCCCACTTTTCTCCGGTCGTGCGCCAGACCGTGTCGGACGGACTGGTGCTCCAGGTATGGAAACGATCCAGCGGATCCGACAGCGCCCTTGCCCTGATCCGTGACAGCAAAGCCTTTGTCCTGACCGCAGAACTAGTAGGGTCCATTGCGGCGGGTGATCAGCTGTTGATCAGCCTGGAACCCGATGGTGGTTCGCGCAATGACCGGCCTTCGGGCACCATCCTGTACAAGGGAACCGTCGCAGATCTGTAG
- a CDS encoding Na+/H+ antiporter subunit C — protein MELILSIAIGIMAGSGIWLLLRPRTYQVIIGLTLVSYAVNLFIFATGKLTTGAPPILKKGVATTLANYADPLPQALVLTAIVISFATTALFLVVILALRGLSNTDHVDGTESQ, from the coding sequence ATGGAACTGATTTTATCAATCGCCATCGGCATTATGGCCGGCTCGGGTATCTGGCTGTTGCTGCGTCCGCGTACTTACCAGGTTATTATCGGTCTGACGCTGGTCTCCTATGCAGTCAATTTGTTCATTTTCGCCACAGGTAAACTGACCACCGGCGCGCCGCCGATTCTGAAAAAAGGTGTGGCCACAACCCTGGCTAATTATGCCGATCCTCTGCCACAGGCCCTGGTACTGACCGCCATTGTGATCAGCTTTGCCACCACGGCCCTGTTTCTGGTGGTGATCCTCGCTTTGCGCGGCTTGTCCAATACGGACCACGTAGATGGGACGGAGTCGCAATGA
- a CDS encoding Na+/H+ antiporter subunit E has product MKSWFSWVPMTLFLAVIWMLLAHTPLSTATLVFAFVASLIIVLMSRRLRPFLARPKRIWVILKLTCVVLADTFHSNVAAIKIVLGYPKIKYTPGFVSIPLTLRDPHGLAILAAIINYAPGTLWAGFPESGDYVQLHILDLPQESDWAAFIIERYEKPLKEIFE; this is encoded by the coding sequence ATGAAATCGTGGTTTTCGTGGGTACCCATGACCCTGTTTCTCGCCGTCATCTGGATGCTGCTGGCTCATACACCGTTAAGCACCGCGACCCTGGTTTTTGCCTTTGTTGCCTCTCTGATTATTGTCCTGATGTCGCGCAGGTTGCGGCCATTTCTGGCCAGACCCAAACGGATTTGGGTCATACTGAAGCTGACCTGTGTTGTCCTGGCAGACACGTTTCATTCCAACGTGGCAGCCATCAAAATCGTTCTTGGTTATCCGAAAATCAAGTACACACCGGGATTCGTCTCGATCCCTCTGACACTGCGTGATCCGCACGGGCTCGCAATTCTGGCCGCGATCATCAACTATGCGCCGGGCACGCTTTGGGCCGGCTTTCCGGAGTCGGGAGATTACGTGCAATTGCATATTCTGGACTTGCCCCAGGAAAGCGACTGGGCGGCTTTTATTATTGAACGCTATGAGAAACCATTGAAGGAGATTTTTGAATAA
- a CDS encoding K+/H+ antiporter subunit F, giving the protein METLLIWSCYFTLFCFALAGVILSHPLFVGPTPQDRVLGIDALYLIGMMIALTLGMLYRTSWYFDIALLVSLFGFLSTAAMARFLLRGEVIEP; this is encoded by the coding sequence ATGGAAACCCTTCTGATCTGGTCCTGCTATTTCACCTTATTTTGTTTTGCGCTGGCAGGCGTGATTCTGAGCCATCCCCTGTTTGTCGGGCCAACGCCTCAGGATCGGGTGCTGGGTATTGACGCCCTTTATCTGATCGGCATGATGATCGCATTAACGCTGGGCATGCTATATCGCACATCGTGGTATTTTGATATCGCCTTGCTGGTCAGCCTTTTCGGTTTTCTGAGCACGGCGGCCATGGCGCGCTTTCTGCTGCGCGGCGAGGTGATCGAGCCATGA
- a CDS encoding monovalent cation/H(+) antiporter subunit G — MMDTLSPWIVIPASVLIVISGLLVLTASIGMVRVSSFLPRTHIQAIIYSTALWSLLLASLLLTFNLQDRTFLHEILIGIFIFITSPVSTILLVRSFVLREERASTLDESATASARPTAEPSVAENDRTAASDVASIEAELEMEPEQDQDQDQKNELDKQTTRRPGPPADLPKA; from the coding sequence ATGATGGATACCCTGTCTCCCTGGATTGTGATTCCCGCTTCAGTGTTGATTGTAATCAGCGGTCTGCTGGTGCTGACAGCCAGTATCGGCATGGTCCGGGTCAGCAGCTTCCTGCCCCGCACTCATATACAGGCCATCATTTACTCCACTGCCCTCTGGTCCCTGCTGCTGGCTTCCCTGCTGCTGACTTTCAATCTTCAGGATCGCACCTTCCTGCATGAAATATTGATTGGTATCTTTATTTTCATCACGTCGCCGGTCAGTACCATTTTGCTGGTGCGTTCTTTTGTTTTACGTGAAGAACGGGCGAGCACGCTCGATGAAAGTGCCACGGCTTCGGCCAGGCCAACTGCTGAACCCAGTGTAGCGGAAAACGACCGTACGGCGGCCAGCGACGTGGCCTCCATAGAAGCGGAACTGGAAATGGAACCGGAGCAGGACCAGGACCAGGACCAGAAAAACGAACTTGATAAGCAAACGACGCGACGGCCCGGCCCACCCGCCGATTTACCAAAAGCCTGA